A stretch of Microscilla marina ATCC 23134 DNA encodes these proteins:
- a CDS encoding vWA domain-containing protein, with amino-acid sequence MKTPHISSSFSNLLQKFKPSYTTTTGHQISHTPEADEVCINGENIDHSYWKDSQKTGLRIEHDGFEVKVDFSQSKVEGIIEGLEDEKVVLNPFYCHNFRLSDGVDIQANKKGKHLELSWNPASKGWKNVAWHRQDLIPYFYFKTAQQVVAYARYEPHIEGSAIAVSFKNAVQEIPLRPFNDCRLHHLKDNNHTIEVEGTLTPSEEALPIYQNNVPSPVEFCYPLGLHLVASPDKKTVTGVLIVKTQKEDDDLKFFGVQGDLAQQETAQTAHHWDKPTKPTQVNRLGASGFVGAWGTSIPKPYETGVNGGPFGPQVRSEGKLGAAASQGETPDTAQNLGLRSWAKSGELPSRVMTIDLERKLNRIVNWNQGKGTYTDDDGNTHQLDLLNEAIGNDYKQIVRYFTKGSEKEGGKFGGSHYNFKGEFYSAAETALPGDLKDIGGRYKAINEKTSLVQFAYAFPNATNSLGLGDLEKAKKAIRQLNSKRAKKWMDEYLKTNDDFKAQQRELFDREFKKMADTVGITALIEEQRNKEIYYHPERVITDYNPENYYQDTVDILIARIKENLGMTVNIEETLMDRGVDVSLMSSVDDLEKYVRKYKCFSALAFFYYVTQPAKIERLALYSSREDNSATTSKINDIMVVLSYLEQDSKLPDKQVDPSGVYPSFNPNLLSATFYNVIMSDLALREMAQYIQPDQEVFGQLMEETAKAMISLYQNSTMDGAQGVIKELQDMMGTSVKDYQESVFQMSYAKMYNMVAASGWQESFVKDNYSFGAKTDPREIAFRSTVSEESLVGGLYKNLYIMGGMMQMMTILVPLIASDGKPTAKDIGNLSAVIAPIILPTLIEGIARSAVVIGAGGWRAVWARSGGSMFTGTSKIIPMEEGMGKAKIFFARKTIVKQIELRKSLLDSKAMEEYNQAVEDFNNASSEDEFAAFEKMQEKAKPLVKEGVAMGEDGVATSEVVQGSITELEGMLSAYEESSLFFKMFPDFASFAGAFFGFSLSVFGLVYTSIQLGKDLKGGADQEQIIVDSLFVTSAALQVTGFVVGTLAVEAIVGATAAAVMSAFALVLGVVGFLIFAGVFIYRLIHPPKPKEITSPYEYFRDYIADKNNVHGTSVFYMPYETAIDYLDVTTSTSMVYSIKTGVLFSFQGETNSSSFKKILCPKSDKGAQVVEEIYLNALAFGNLLNIDTNPGGYTKISGFMNTSSDGTPYWQRFYLGYDPSDRKVKFMPLFTPTQENENDKMYQQQWVFKIADAASITKQDDNLESAKFTVINRSLGESTYLTYNSMTKSLSMGGDAQSSRWLVKSVIVDTAI; translated from the coding sequence ATGAAAACACCGCATATCTCCTCAAGTTTTAGCAATTTGCTTCAAAAATTTAAGCCTTCTTACACCACCACCACTGGGCATCAAATCTCTCATACCCCCGAGGCTGATGAGGTCTGTATTAACGGTGAAAATATTGACCACTCTTATTGGAAGGATTCTCAAAAAACAGGATTACGAATTGAACACGATGGCTTTGAGGTAAAAGTCGATTTTTCTCAAAGCAAGGTGGAAGGAATCATAGAAGGTCTGGAGGACGAAAAGGTGGTGCTGAATCCCTTTTATTGTCATAATTTTCGGTTAAGCGATGGTGTAGATATTCAGGCAAACAAAAAGGGCAAGCACCTTGAGTTATCCTGGAATCCCGCAAGCAAAGGTTGGAAAAACGTAGCTTGGCATCGTCAAGACCTTATCCCCTATTTTTATTTTAAAACCGCCCAGCAAGTAGTGGCGTATGCCCGTTATGAGCCCCACATAGAAGGCAGTGCCATTGCGGTCAGTTTTAAGAATGCTGTACAGGAAATTCCTTTGCGACCTTTTAATGATTGTCGCTTGCATCACCTTAAAGACAACAACCATACTATAGAAGTAGAAGGCACCCTGACCCCCTCCGAAGAAGCGTTGCCCATATACCAAAACAATGTACCTTCGCCGGTAGAGTTTTGCTATCCTTTAGGGCTTCATCTGGTAGCATCGCCCGATAAAAAAACGGTGACGGGCGTTTTGATCGTAAAGACGCAAAAAGAAGACGATGACCTCAAGTTTTTTGGGGTACAAGGAGACCTGGCCCAGCAAGAAACCGCCCAGACAGCACACCATTGGGACAAACCCACCAAACCCACCCAAGTCAATCGGTTGGGGGCGAGCGGTTTTGTGGGTGCTTGGGGCACCAGTATTCCCAAACCTTATGAAACGGGGGTAAATGGAGGGCCATTTGGCCCACAAGTTCGGTCAGAAGGCAAGCTAGGAGCCGCCGCCAGCCAAGGCGAAACCCCCGATACCGCCCAAAATCTTGGCTTGAGGTCTTGGGCAAAGAGTGGGGAGCTTCCCTCTAGAGTGATGACCATTGACCTGGAGCGCAAGCTTAACCGAATAGTAAACTGGAACCAAGGCAAAGGTACCTATACTGACGACGATGGCAACACCCACCAACTGGATTTGCTCAATGAAGCCATTGGCAACGACTACAAACAAATAGTACGCTACTTTACCAAAGGCTCAGAAAAAGAAGGAGGGAAGTTTGGCGGAAGCCATTACAACTTCAAAGGGGAGTTTTATTCGGCTGCCGAAACCGCCTTGCCAGGCGACCTAAAAGATATTGGTGGGCGATATAAAGCGATCAATGAAAAAACCAGCTTGGTGCAGTTTGCTTATGCGTTTCCTAATGCTACCAACTCGCTGGGGCTAGGCGATTTGGAAAAAGCCAAGAAAGCCATTCGACAGCTCAATTCTAAACGAGCAAAAAAATGGATGGATGAATACCTCAAAACCAATGATGATTTCAAGGCACAGCAAAGGGAGTTGTTTGACCGGGAGTTTAAGAAAATGGCCGACACAGTAGGCATTACAGCCCTCATAGAAGAGCAACGCAACAAGGAAATATACTACCATCCAGAACGAGTAATTACCGACTACAACCCCGAAAACTACTACCAAGACACAGTAGACATATTGATAGCCCGGATCAAAGAAAACTTGGGCATGACGGTAAACATAGAGGAGACCTTGATGGATAGAGGGGTAGATGTGAGCCTGATGAGTTCGGTTGATGATCTGGAGAAATATGTCAGAAAATACAAATGTTTCAGCGCCTTGGCATTTTTCTATTACGTGACCCAACCCGCCAAAATTGAGCGCTTGGCTTTGTACTCTTCGCGGGAGGACAACTCGGCTACCACCTCAAAAATTAACGACATTATGGTGGTACTCAGTTACCTTGAGCAAGACTCAAAACTACCCGACAAGCAAGTAGATCCTAGTGGGGTGTACCCTTCTTTTAACCCCAATTTGCTAAGTGCTACTTTTTACAATGTCATCATGTCTGACCTTGCCCTGCGCGAAATGGCTCAGTACATCCAGCCCGACCAGGAAGTATTTGGGCAATTGATGGAAGAAACAGCTAAAGCCATGATTTCGCTGTACCAAAACAGCACTATGGATGGGGCACAAGGAGTAATCAAGGAACTTCAGGATATGATGGGAACATCGGTAAAAGACTACCAAGAGTCGGTTTTCCAAATGTCTTATGCCAAAATGTACAACATGGTGGCCGCGAGCGGCTGGCAGGAATCTTTTGTGAAGGACAACTACTCTTTTGGAGCAAAAACAGATCCACGGGAAATAGCATTTCGTAGCACCGTGAGTGAGGAAAGTCTGGTAGGTGGACTATACAAAAACCTATACATTATGGGAGGCATGATGCAAATGATGACCATTTTGGTGCCTTTGATAGCTTCTGATGGCAAACCTACCGCCAAGGATATTGGAAACCTGAGTGCAGTGATTGCCCCCATTATACTGCCTACTTTGATTGAAGGCATTGCCCGGTCGGCGGTAGTGATAGGGGCTGGAGGCTGGCGAGCGGTTTGGGCTCGTTCTGGAGGCTCTATGTTTACGGGCACTTCTAAGATCATTCCGATGGAAGAAGGCATGGGCAAAGCTAAAATATTTTTTGCCCGCAAAACCATTGTCAAACAAATAGAATTGCGTAAGAGTTTGCTGGATAGCAAAGCAATGGAGGAATACAACCAAGCTGTGGAAGATTTCAATAACGCAAGCTCAGAGGATGAGTTTGCTGCATTTGAGAAAATGCAGGAAAAAGCCAAGCCTCTTGTAAAAGAAGGTGTAGCAATGGGAGAAGATGGGGTTGCTACCAGTGAAGTAGTTCAAGGGAGCATAACAGAGCTGGAAGGAATGCTATCTGCCTATGAAGAATCTAGCCTGTTTTTCAAGATGTTCCCCGATTTTGCCTCCTTTGCGGGTGCTTTTTTTGGGTTCTCTTTGTCAGTATTTGGCTTGGTGTATACCAGTATACAACTGGGCAAAGACCTGAAGGGTGGGGCTGATCAAGAGCAAATCATTGTAGATTCCCTGTTTGTAACCTCAGCAGCTTTGCAGGTAACGGGCTTTGTGGTGGGCACACTGGCAGTAGAAGCCATCGTAGGCGCCACCGCTGCCGCAGTTATGAGCGCCTTTGCCTTGGTGCTGGGGGTAGTAGGCTTTCTCATATTTGCGGGGGTCTTTATTTACCGGCTTATCCACCCTCCCAAACCCAAAGAGATTACTTCGCCTTATGAATACTTCCGCGACTACATAGCCGACAAAAACAATGTGCATGGTACCAGTGTGTTTTATATGCCCTACGAAACCGCCATTGATTACCTGGATGTGACCACCTCTACCTCTATGGTCTACAGCATCAAAACTGGAGTGTTGTTTTCCTTTCAGGGAGAAACCAACAGCTCTAGCTTCAAAAAAATACTTTGCCCCAAGAGCGATAAAGGTGCCCAGGTGGTAGAGGAAATTTATTTGAATGCCCTTGCCTTTGGCAACTTGCTTAATATTGATACCAACCCAGGCGGTTATACCAAAATATCGGGCTTTATGAATACCTCTAGTGATGGTACCCCCTATTGGCAGCGGTTTTACCTTGGGTATGACCCCAGCGACCGAAAGGTCAAGTTTATGCCCTTGTTTACCCCCACTCAAGAGAACGAAAATGATAAAATGTATCAGCAACAATGGGTATTTAAAATTGCTGATGCAGCTTCTATTACCAAACAAGACGATAACCTAGAGTCGGCTAAGTTTACGGTGATTAATCGCTCTTTGGGCGAATCGACCTATTTGACTTACAACTCTATGACCAAGAGCTTGTCGATGGGGGGCGATGCCCAAAGTAGCCGTTGGCTGGTCAAATCGGTTATTGTAGATACAGCTATTTAA